One Gracilinanus agilis isolate LMUSP501 unplaced genomic scaffold, AgileGrace unplaced_scaffold47346, whole genome shotgun sequence genomic window carries:
- the LOC123255486 gene encoding josephin-2-like — protein GLPRGPGEQRSLWRKGVTGWGPIIPVEAELLPQSGGGGVPGSSEPPTLGALQGLHLRLEPGPHSPLRASRLPPSGPAAPSRLAPDSRLNPHRSLLGTGNYDVNVIMAALQGLGLAAVWWDRRRPLSQLALSQVLGFILNLPSPISLGLLSLPLQRRHWVALRKVGGIYYNLDSKLREPVALGGEDELRDFLSAAMAQGPCEVLLVVTKDIEESGGWLQAA, from the exons GGGTTGCCCCGAGGTCCCGGGGAGCAGCGGAGCTTGTGGAGGAAGGGGGTGACAGGTTGGGGCCCCATAATCCCTGTGGAGGCGGAGCTACTGCCTCAGTCCGGGGGAGGGGGCGTCCCTGGCTCCTCTGAGCCCCCCACTCTGGGGGCCCTCCAGGGGCTTCATCTCAGGCTGGAGCCGGGGCCCCACTCCCCTCTGCGGGCTTCCCGGCTCCCTCCCAGCGGCCCTGCCGCCCCGTCCAGGCTGGCCCCCGATTCCCGCCTGAACCCCCATCGAAGCCTCCTGGGCACCGGCAACTACGACGTGAACGTGATCATGGCGGCCCTCCAGGGCCTCGGCCTGGCGGCTGTGTGGTGGGACCGACGGAG GCCCCTGAGCCAGCTGGCCTTGTCCCAGGTCCTGGGCTTCATCCTCAACCTCCCCTCGCCCATCTCCCTGGGCCTGCTGTCCCTCCCGCTGCAGCGGCGGCACTGGGTGGCTCTGCGCAAGGTGGGCGGCATCTACTACAACCTGGACTCCAAGCTCCGGGAGCCCGTGGCGCTGGGGGGCGAGGACGAGCTCAG GGACTTCCTCTCTGCTGCCATGGCCCAGGGCCCCTGCGAGGTGCTCCTGGTGGTGACCAAAGACATTGAAGAATCCGGTGGCTGGCTGCAGGCGGCCTGA